DNA from Musa acuminata AAA Group cultivar baxijiao chromosome BXJ1-5, Cavendish_Baxijiao_AAA, whole genome shotgun sequence:
TCGCCATCATTCTCTCTCCTCTTCCCATAAGGGATATCTCAAATTTATTTCTCAAGCATTGGATCCCCCTTTTATAGGTAAATTGGACATTCTTTTTGTGTTAGGCCCTGATAATGAATATCTCCTATACTTAGCTCAAGAGAGATATCTTAGATATATTTTCATACTTAGCTTGAGAAAGAcatctcaaatatatttttcatgCTTAGCCCGAGATAGGCATCTTGGAAGCATTTTCATGCTTAGCCTGAAAGGGATGTCTCGTGTGAATTTTCATGCTTAGTTCGAGAAGGATATCTTAAGCGTCTTTTCATGCTTAGCTCGAGAGGAGCATATCGAGTGTATTTTCATGCTTAgtctaagaaaaatatttttggtgCATTTTTATATTTAGCTCGAGAGGAGCCTCAAGCTCAACTATTGGTAGGAGAGTTCATTAGTAGAAAATTCTATTGATGGGAAGACCTTAGAAGTTAAATCGATATACTAGTAAGCAAAGAAACGCGAGGATAATGCCTCCTTATGTATAAAATGGGCTCTCGCTAAGCATGGGACTCACTTTGCATTGTGAGCCTCACTACGTGTGCTTCTTCAACCTTTTCGATCTCCATCTCATGAGTTTTGGATGGACATAACTGAGCTTCATACGTTCAAAGAAAATCGACAAAGCAATGGGAAGGGGAGAATAGAGAAGTAGACAAAACTACTTAAACATCTTTTCTTCTCAAATGCATTAACGATAATAAAATCTGCATTTAAAAGTGTTGTATGGATATATATGTTGAAcctaaattaaaatttaaaataaaatttaaaaaatgatattttaGGTTGATATTTTAACTCAAGCCATCTTGAGCCACAATGAAAGATGAAAGAGACAAATAATTTACTGTTCTCCTAGATGTCACATGCATCATATGTTGAGAGATTTAGTACCTTATGATGCTACTTAAGaagaaaatactaataaaaaaattCACTAACAAAAATACGTTAGATGAGTTGTTAGTTTTCTTAAAGGGCGTTATAAATTAGTGCAGCCTTGGAGAATTACTAGACTCAGTGTGTACAAATTTCATCTTCTTGATTGCTGTACACGGTGCTCACTCAAAATGGCAGGCAACAACCTTTTCTGATGGCTGTTGTAATTGTCTGACCAGAGTCAAAATTCAGGGGGTTGTTGGCCTGCGGTAGGTGGATCTCAATCATCCCAATAAATTATGGATGATGGTTGAAATAAATTTCCTGCCCTCTTAGGGTTGACAGTGATTTCAGTGAGGGAATAAAGGACAAAAAGTTTCATAATATATTCTTCTAGAAAAATAATTAGATTTTGGAAAGTGTAGTTAATGTATTAATATTGCAAATTGTATTTGATACTAAAGGTCTTATTTTCTTCTCAAAGAAGAAAAGAACTTCTAAGAGGTTTTTTTCCCCCTCGATttataaacaccaaaataaatataaaataaacatgatTCCAAAATCAAGGCATGAACAGATCACTACTTCTCAACCTACCAAACGTCTAACGCATACAACCTTCCTCGAACACAACCCTACTCTTATCCCCTCCTCGCTCCCTCTCTCACCTTCTCCCCTTCGTTCCACCCCCAACACAATGGAAGCCAACAACcatccttcctcctccctccccaGCCCCCAAACCCAAGAGGACCAGCAAACCCAACTCCCCGCCACCACCAGTCTCCCATTGGCCACCATCTCCCTCTCTGTTCTCCCCTCTTacatctctctcttctcttcctccacctcctccctcaaatcctcctccttctccccctTCTCTTCCCACCTCAAGATCCCCTCCCAGATCTCCTCCCTTTCACTCTCCCTCTTCTCTCCCCCCTCCAAGCCCCACTCCAAGCTCTCCACCCCTTCCAAGATCTCcaattcccttctcctttcgcctTCCCCCATCATCATCCGCCGCCCCGCCGACCCATCCGCCGGCGCCGCCGCCCGCCGCTGCTCCATCGTCTGGTTCCGCGCCGACCTCCGCCTCCACGACCACGAGGCGCTCTCCGCTGCCAACGCCGactccctctccctcctccccgtaTTCCTCTTCGACCCCCGCGACTTCGGCCGCTCCCCCGCGGGCTTCGACCGCACCGGACCCTGCCGCGCCCGCTTCCTCGTCGATTCTGTTTCCGATCTCCGCGCTGGGCTGCGCCGCCGCGGATCGGACCTCGTGGTGCGGGTCGGCCGCCCGGAGGTGGTGCTGCCAGAGCTGGCGCGCGCGGCCGGCGCTGACGCCGTGTACGCCCACCGGGAGGTGTCCCACGACGAGGCGCGTGCGGAGGAACGGGTCGCGGAGGCGATGGAGGCCGAGGGGGTCGAGGTAAAGTACTTCTGGGGCAGCACGCTGCACCACGTGGATGATTTGCCGTTCGATCTGGAGCACATGCCCACCAACTATGGAGGGTTTAGGGAGAAGGTGAAGGGCGTGTCTATGAGGAAGGCGATTGAGACCCCAGAGGAGGTTAGGGGTCTCCCATCGAGGGGTGATATCGAGCCTGGGGAGATCCCAAGCTTGCAAGACCTTGGGCTGAATCAGGTACCGACCATGTCGTAGGTTTGATTTGTTGACTCAAATTCTTCCTTTATTTTATCTTATAGTTTTTCTATCTCTTGAAAATTTCATGTCTTCTTTATGCATCTTTCAAATAGTAAAGGATTCGAGCAAAAAAAACAGAGACTATTGACCTTCTTGGTCAAGATGCCTTGCAAAAATAATAGGAATATTTCAGAGGCGGTAGTAGTGTTGCTAATGAAATAACGGTTTCAGTTTTAAGAGTACAAGTGGTTAAGTTTAATCGGCAATGATTAGCTCCAACTGCTAATATGTGATCGTATTTCATTGTGCATGTGATCTTTTGTTTTCTTGGGCCTGAGCTTATTGCTTTCTAAAAAAAAACCAGCAACATTAAGCTAACAGAACAATTTTTGATGCAAAAATGGATTCACTGTAGTAACTTCATAAGACTTCATATGCCTTGTGGTTTATTATAGAATCAATTGTTCATTTGCAGTAGCAAATTAAACTGCAGTTTACTGCTAGACCTGTTTGTTTGTTTCTGTAGAAGTTGTGATTTAAATTTTCTAGTGAAAATCTTTTTCTCCAAAGATACCAACTTTTGATATGTCTCAATAACAAGTTTCCTTGACATTATTATATATCATTATAACAGTTGAACTTTTCTTTTGTTAATTTCGGTTTGGTCATGAATATAGCCCTCACTCTTGCAAAAAGTGTAATGTT
Protein-coding regions in this window:
- the LOC103985588 gene encoding blue-light photoreceptor PHR2, which produces MEANNHPSSSLPSPQTQEDQQTQLPATTSLPLATISLSVLPSYISLFSSSTSSLKSSSFSPFSSHLKIPSQISSLSLSLFSPPSKPHSKLSTPSKISNSLLLSPSPIIIRRPADPSAGAAARRCSIVWFRADLRLHDHEALSAANADSLSLLPVFLFDPRDFGRSPAGFDRTGPCRARFLVDSVSDLRAGLRRRGSDLVVRVGRPEVVLPELARAAGADAVYAHREVSHDEARAEERVAEAMEAEGVEVKYFWGSTLHHVDDLPFDLEHMPTNYGGFREKVKGVSMRKAIETPEEVRGLPSRGDIEPGEIPSLQDLGLNQDGKSLTSVPLVGGETEALERLKKIAAECHAQPNDGNKDNTRDNIYGANVSCKISPWLATGCLSPRFMFEELKKTATRAISATSSRSNGVDPADGGMNWLMFELMWRDFFRFITKKCSSPKKKVEGVPATACAGVLV